The following coding sequences lie in one Nakaseomyces glabratus chromosome I, complete sequence genomic window:
- a CDS encoding uncharacterized protein (CAGL0I00209g~Putative adhesin-like cell wall protein (adhesin cluster III); predicted GPI-anchor) — MRFRNILLLAANTVFYCTSVLAKTYENQEIVLDSVTLGLTTYEDDELMVLKNAKVTLNDFTTIKLPEGISLSGNSVLTITAPSGDGTPYSIVINGKVSIDDESQFIFDGSSLSYKADVQDFNAFTFDINTGADGVFISKNSLMRIKLPKTTGTGLGTSINFNPSIHIGGTYKAPNNSPLAILGKLEVLKSESKVDGYFDDRLWRVDLGPDHIDENGVFTIQNDLSGNIHCQAYIGVYADIFKGTENVLIHAIGYQGYSVVSPITIDLGEGPVFDASVVLNYILLPEGQDGFKFLNLNYLEYGNSALFQLGFIYFFDGNSNDVIATAENNVIEVKNLKSQKSISITGDHNYNITTHYNEGNNDARKGYFSFHQYENEIVIFLQPIPSENPDYTTTIDKGNGDFETDLVSHITTKDSDGKPTTITTTIPLFGPAPPAETKTVDLGNEVTEYLVISYWTTTNEFGGLITTSSTRTYSPPPVTVTATTAADYVESDWISFFITTDEKGDIVTSSTLFNATRDYNLPEAPHTSFGPAPPAETKTVDLGNEVTEYLVISYWTTTNEFGGLITTSSTRTYSPPPVTVTATTAADYVESDWISFFITTDEKGDIVTSSTLFNATRDYNLPEAPHTSFGPAPPAETKTVDLGNEVTEYLVISYWTTTNEFGGLITTSSTRTYSPPPVTVTATTAADYVESDWISFFITTDEKGDIVTSSTLFNATRDYNLPEAPHTSFGPAPPAETKTVDLGNEVTEYLVISYWTTTNEFGGLITTSSTRTYSPPPVTITATTAADYVETDWISFFITTDEKGDIVTSSTLFNATRDYNLPEAPHTSFGPAPPAETKTVDLGNEVTEYLVISYWTTTNEFGGLITTSSTRTYSPPPVTITATTAADYVETDWISFFITTDEKGDIVTSSTLFNATRDYNLPEAPHTSFGPAPPAETKTVDLGNEVTEYLVISYWTTTNEFGGLITTSSTRTYSPPPVTVTATTAADYVESDWISFFITTDEKGDIVTSSTLFNATRDYNLPEAPHTSFGPAPPAETKTVDLGNEVTEYLVISYWTTTNEFGGLITTSSTRTYSPPPVTITATTAADYVETDWISFFITTDEKGDIVTSSTLFNATRDYNLPEAPHTSFGPAPPAETKTVDLGNEVTEYLVISYWTTTNEFGGLITTSSTRTYSPPPVTVTATTAADYVESDWISFFITTDEKGDIVTSSTLFNATRDYNLPEAPHTSFGPAPPAETKTVDLGNEVTEYLVISYWTTTNEFGGLITTSSTRTYSPPPVTVTATTAADYVESDWISFFITTNDKGEIITDSTLFNATREYIDAEAPHLSSSMEDVIPGEADYTTTIISNGRTITEVVSHVTTTGSDGKTITYITTLASYDQVDEGVFTSPAPYSQPPVVTTTVTEDDGSSKTVVISYSPSEGEDGVTRTGTTTISTITASGEADYTTTIDKGNGDFETDLVSHITTKDSDGKPTTITTTIPLKPSDAGEADYTTTIDKGNGDFETDLVSHITTKDSDGKPTTITTTIPLKPSDAGEADYTTTITSDGHTITEVVSHITTTDSDGNTVTYTTTMASFDQVDDGVYTSAPPYSQPPVVTTTVTEDDGSSKTVVISYSPSEGEDGVTRTGTTTISTITASGEADYTTTIDKGNGEFETDLVSHITTKDSDGKPTTIITTVTLTEEPDYTSVFVSDGHTITAVVSHVTTTNDIGQTVTTTVTVMSYDQVDEGVYTSAPAYSQPPVTTTTVSADTATATVVISYFPSIGDYGVTRTGTTTISTVSVGGEADYTTTVDRGNGSTETDVISHITTTDSNGNPTTITTTITNAPAPSNSKANIGSDHTTTVVSNGHTFTGVVSHSTGTDEHGHTIVSTVTQTVGGQSHGSTVSSAKPVSTVSGAGSNAPGTAGVGGIVNSQKPQSGNVAGQGSGNEKPTQAAGTAGGSGSGSGSGSVHQSAGNNVPSGSPSVQSAKGTASPVSGIHSSQTPHSVPSQAQTQGQAQAQSSRQQAATTALLPSGSSVDNFGSGFSSTQTASVLQGKGASIKVTSISILFSIIAVIVVGMI; from the coding sequence ATGAGATTtagaaatatattattattagcTGCCAATACAGTATTTTACTGTACATCGGTACTTGCTAAAACTTAtgaaaatcaagaaattgtCCTTGACAGTGTTACGCTTGGATTGACAACCTACGAAGATGACGAACTGATGGTTCTGAAAAATGCTAAGGTGACACTTAATGATTTCACAACTATCAAATTACCAGAAGGTATTTCACTGTCTGGCAATTCTGTACTTACGATAACTGCGCCTTCAGGTGATGGCACTCCATATTCAATAGTTATCAATGGCAAGGTAAGTATAGATGATGAATCACAGTTTATCTTTGATGGTAGCTCATTGTCATATAAAGCTGATGTGCAAGACTTTAATGCTTTTACATTCGATATCAACACCGGTGCTGATGGGGTctttatatcaaaaaacaGTCTTATGAGAATTAAATTACCAAAGACAACCGGTACTGGTTTAGGTACCTCTATCAATTTTAACCCCTCAATTCATATCGGTGGCACGTACAAGGCTCCTAATAACTCACCATTAGCCATATTGGGTAAGCTCGAGGTGCTGAAAAGTGAATCGAAAGTAGATGGCTATTTTGATGACAGGTTATGGAGAGTAGATCTTGGTCCTGACCacattgatgaaaatggtgTATTCACTATTCAGAATGATTTATCAGGTAATATACACTGTCAAGCTTATATTGGCGTTTATGCGGATATTTTCAAAGGAACAGAAAATGTATTAATTCATGCAATTGGTTATCAAGGGTATTCAGTCGTTTCACCAATCACAATTGACCTCGGTGAAGGCCCAGTATTTGATGCTTCAGTTGTTTTGAACTATATCTTACTCCCAGAAGGTCAAGATGGCTTTAAGTTTTTAAATCTCAATTATTTAGAGTATGGAAATAGTGCGTTATTTCAGCTGGGTTTCATCTATTTCTTCGACGGTAATAGCAATGATGTAATTGCAACGGCTGAAAACAATGTCATTGAAGTGAAAAATCTCAAATCACAAAAGTCGATATCTATAACAGGTGATCACAATTATAACATCACTACACACTACAATGAAGGCAATAATGATGCAAGGAAAGGTTATTTCAGTTTCCACCAATAcgaaaatgaaatagtGATCTTTCTCCAACCAATACCATCAGAAAATCCCGATTATACGACGACaatcgacaagggcaacggtgacttcgagacagaccttgtttcgcacatcacgaccaaagactctgacggcaagcctaccacaATCACAACTACCATACCATtgttcgggcctgcacctcctgccgagaccaagactgttgatctgggcaacgaagtgactgagtacctggtcatcagctactggacgaccaccaacgagtttggtgggttgatcaccaccagcagcaccaggacgtacagccctccacctgtgacggtgacggccaccactgctgcggactatgttgagagcgactggatctcgttcttcatcaccactgatgagaagggcgatattgttacgagcagcactctgttcaacgctacgcgtgactacaacttgcctgaggctccacacacgtcgttcgggcctgcacctcctgccgagaccaagactgttgatctgggcaacgaagtgactgagtacctggtcatcagctactggacgaccaccaacgagtttggtgggttgatcaccaccagcagcaccaggacgtacagccctccacctgtgacggtgacggccaccactgctgcggactatgttgagagcgactggatctcgttcttcatcaccactgatgagaagggcgatattgttacgagcagcactctgttcaacgctacgcgtgactacaacttgcctgaggctccacacacgtcgttcgggcctgcacctcctgccgagaccaagactgttgatctgggcaacgaagtgactgagtacctggtcatcagctactggacgaccaccaacgagtttggtgggttgatcaccaccagcagcaccaggacgtacagccctccacctgtgacggtgacggccaccactgctgcggactatgttgagagcgactggatctcgttcttcatcaccactgatgagaagggcgatattgttacgagcagcactctgttcaacgctacgcgtgactacaacttgcctgaggctccacacacgtcgttcgggcctgcacctcctgccgagaccaagactgttgatctgggcaacgaagtgactgagtacctggtcatcagctactggacgaccaccaacgagtttggtgggttgatcaccactagcagcaccaggacgtacagccctccacctgtgacgatcacagccaccactgctgcggactatgtcgagacggactggatctcgttcttcatcaccactgatgagaagggcgatattgttacgagcagcactctgttcaacgctacgcgtgactacaacttgcctgaggctccacacacgtcgttcgggcctgcacctcctgccgagaccaagactgttgatctgggcaacgaagtgactgagtacctggtcatcagctactggacgaccaccaacgagtttggtgggttgatcaccactagcagcaccaggacgtacagccctccacctgtgacgatcacagccaccactgctgcggactatgtcgagacggactggatctcgttcttcatcaccactgatgagaagggcgatattgttacgagcagcactctgttcaacgctacgcgtgactacaacttgcctgaggctccacacacgtcgttcgggcctgcacctcctgccgagaccaagactgttgatctgggcaacgaagtgactgagtacctggtcatcagctactggacgaccaccaacgagtttggtgggttgatcaccaccagcagcaccaggacgtacagccctccacctgtgacggtgacggccaccactgctgcggactatgttgagagcgactggatctcgttcttcatcaccactgatgagaagggcgatattgttacgagcagcactctgttcaacgctacgcgtgactacaacttgcctgaggctccacacacgtcgttcgggcctgcacctcctgccgagaccaagactgttgatctgggcaacgaagtgactgagtacctggtcatcagctactggacgaccaccaacgagtttggtgggttgatcaccactagcagcaccaggacgtacagccctccacctgtgacgatcacagccaccactgctgcggactatgtcgagacggactggatctcgttcttcatcaccactgatgagaagggcgatattgttacgagcagcactctgttcaacgctacgcgtgactacaacttgcctgaggctccacacacgtcgttcgggcctgcacctcctgccgagaccaagactgttgatctgggcaacgaagtgactgagtacctggtcatcagctactggacgaccaccaacgagtttggtgggttgatcaccaccagcagcaccaggacgtacagccctccacctgtgacggtgacggccaccactgctgcggactatgttgagagcgactggatctcgttcttcatcaccactgatgagaagggcgatattgttacgagcagcactctgttcaacgctacgcgtgactacaacttgcctgaggctccacacacgtcgttcgggcctgcacctcctgccgagaccaagactgttgatctgggcaacgaagtgactgagtacctggtcatcagctactggacgaccaccaacgagtttggtgggttgatcaccaccagcagcaccaggacgtacagccctccacctgtgacggtgacggccaccactgctgcggactatgttgagagcgactggatctcgttcttcatcaccacgaatgataaggggGAGATTATCACTGACAGCACACTCTTCAATGCAACTAGGGAATATATTGACGCAGAAGCACCTCATTTATCTTCTAGTATGGAAGATGTAATACCTGGAGAagccgactacacgacgacgattaTATCAAATGGACGCACGATCACGGAGGTGGTATCTCATGTCACAACTACAGGCTCTGATGGGAAGACCATTACATACATCACCACGCTGGCGTCATATGATCAGGTAGATGAGGGTGTGTTCACGTCACCTgcaccttactcacagccaccagttgtgacaaccactgtgacggaagacgacggtagtagcaagacggttgtgatctcttactcgccttctgagggcgaggatggggtcacccgtacaggtacgaccactatctccaccatcactgctagcggcgaggccgactacacgacgacgatcgacaagggcaacggtgacttcgagacagaccttgtttcgcacatcacgaccaaggactctgacggcaagcctaccacgatcaccaccaccatcccattgaagccaagtgatgccggcgaggccgactacacgacgacgatcgacaagggcaacggtgacttcgagacagaccttgtttcgcacatcacgaccaaggactctgacggcaagcctaccacgatcaccaccaccatcccattgaagccaagtgatgccggcgaggccgactacaccaccaccattacttccgacggtcacaccatcacagaagtagtctcccacatcaccaccactgattcagacggtaacactgttacatacaccaccacgatggcctccttcgatcaggtagacgacggcgtgtacacgtctgctccaccttactcacagccaccagttgtgacaaccactgtgacggaggacgacggtagtagcaagacggttgtgatctcttactcgccatctgagggcgaggatggggttacccgtacaggtacgaccactatctccaccatcactgctagcggcgaggccgactacacgacgacgatcgacaagggcaacggcgagttcgagacagacctcgtctcccacatcacgaccaaggactctgacggcaagcctaccacgatcatAACAACTGTGACTCTAACAGAAGAACCAGATTACACATCTGTGTTTGTTTCTGATGGTCACACGATCACAGCTGTTGTATCTCATGTCACAACCACCAATGATATCGGTCAGACTGTCACCACTACAGTGACCGTTATGTCATATGATCAAGTAGATGAGGGTGTATACACTTCTGCTCCTGCTTACTCGCAGCCCCCAGTAACTACGACAACTGTGAGTGCAGACACTGCTACAGCCACTGTAGTAATTTCGTACTTCCCATCTATAGGCGACTATGGAGTTACCAGGACAGGCACAACTACTATCTCCACGGTATCTGTCGGAGGTGAagctgactacaccacaaCAGTCGACAGGGGTAATGGCAGTACCGAAACTGATGTCATTTCGCATATCACCACTACCGACTCCAATGGTAATCCTACAACAATAACCACCACAATCACGAATGCACCCGCACCTTCGAATTCTAAAGCAAATATTGGGTCTGATCACACCACCACCGTGGTTTCTAACGGTCACACATTCACCGGGGTTGTATCCCATAGCACTGGTACTGATGAGCACGGTCACACAATTGTTTCTACAGTAACGCAAACCGTGGGTGGCCAGAGTCATGGCAGCACTGTTTCAAGTGCAAAACCAGTCTCAACTGTATCCGGTGCAGGATCTAATGCTCCTGGAACAGCAGGTGTAGGTGGTATTGTCAACTCTCAGAAACCTCAGTCAGGAAATGTGGCTGGTCAAGGGTCGGGCAACGAAAAGCCAACACAAGCTGCTGGCACAGCCGGTGGTAGTGGCTCTGGATCTGGCTCTGGGTCAGTGCACCAATCGGCAGGCAATAATGTACCATCTGGATCTCCATCTGTTCAGAGTGCAAAGGGTACTGCATCTCCAGTCAGTGGTATTCATAGTAGCCAAACACCACACTCTGTACCTTCACAAGCTCAAACACAAGGACAAGCACAAGCACAATCATCACGTCAACAGGCTGCCACGACTGCTCTATTACCTTCTGGCTCCTCTGTTGACAACTTCGGCAGTGGATTCAGCAGCACACAGACAGCATCTGTCCTACAGGGTAAGGGTGCTTCGATTAAAGTCACTTCAATTagtattttattctctATAATTGCAGTAATAGTTGTCGGTATGATCTAA